One window from the genome of Pyrus communis chromosome 16, drPyrComm1.1, whole genome shotgun sequence encodes:
- the LOC137721304 gene encoding receptor-like protein EIX2 translates to MENDGIMCLKKLFHTSIVVLLFLQCFNPSLSSGFYNVSVDFRAISHRVVTRCIESEREALLAFKQGLVDDYDLLSSWGREEHKQDCCQWLGVHCSNRTNHVTQLHLGWSYLDQAYALQQKGRPQNIYYYLQGKMMSPKLIKLKHLKYLDLSVINCNGRQVPDFIGSLSNLRHLDLSDASFGGRIPTQIGNLTHLQYLDLGYNNFANVEDLNSWMPHLSALTYLDLSGSSLSNVPDWMEAVNKLPKLTNLSLSYCSLPSPLIHSSTLFNKNSSRSLAHVDLSYNQLTSSILLWLSKYNASLGYLNLRYNNFANVENLNSWLPHLSALTYLDLSYTNLSNVPDWLEAVSKLPKLTNLSLSSCSLPSPLIHSSTLFNINSSKSLAHVDLMANQLPFSSSSSIFVWLSKYNASLVYLDLIENQIEGGIPQFFSGLCNLQVLYLSNNILSGQLSWLVQILMSACPDQNSLEYLVLSSNHLSGSIPNLTNFSSLQALYLDDNQLSGTVPESIGHMSRLESINLGMNALEGVVSESHFSNLSKLRILDLSSTSLSLSFSSNWTPPFQLDWIDLSSCMVGPHFPKWLQTQKSYTGLDISNASISDILPSWFWSRLPHPDSRFEFIIDLSNNRIRGTIPNSRFEFPSSSFSQVNLSWNRLEGPVPSFLSTAVSLDLSNNKLSGLISFMCPKTPNKVSRLAFLDLSSNNLQEQLPNCWTRFENLVFLDLSDNALFGKIPTTMGSLPSIQTLKLNKNGFVGELPSSLKNLTTLSVFDVGENNLSGLIPEWLGVGLPNLVTLILRSNHFYGSIPLQLCNMREIQILDFSMNNISGNIPKCINNLTNLAQKGSPSITIMHDYNFSNGGVDYLEEASLIWKGIMSKYKSTLGLVKCIHLSSNQLTGEIPREITDLMGLVSLNLSRNNLTGPITPMIGKLESLQSLDLSRNHIYGGIPTSLFQIYGLGDLDLSNNNLSGKIPMGTQLQPYDSSDFAGNPLLCGIPLQQLCSPEETSPEEQPMFGDQVKENDGLITTGFYLSLALGFVVGFWGVCGSLIFIKSWRYTYYKFLNCVYDWLYVRVALIKRRRLMGKLSCIYRW, encoded by the exons aTGGAGAATGACGGAATCATGTGCTTGAAGAAACTCTTTCATACTTCCATTGTGGTGCTACTTTTTCTACAATGTTTCAACCCTTCCCTATCCTCTGGATTCTATAATGTTTCTGTCGATTTCAGAGCAATTAGCCATCGGGTGGTGACGAGGTGCATAGAGAGTGAAAGGGAAGCACTCCTTGCTTTCAAACAAGGCCTGGTGGATGACTATGATCTCCTCTCCTCGTGGGGAAGAGAAGAACACAAGCAAGATTGTTGCCAATGGCTTGGCGTCCACTGCAGCAACCGAACCAACCATGTTACTCAACTTCATCTTGGATGGTCTTATTTGGATCAAGCTTACGCACTTCAACAGAAAGGACGCCCACAGAATATCTATTATTATTTGCAAGGTAAGATGATGAGTCCCAAACTGATTAAGTTGAAGCATTTGAAATATTTGGACCTTTCAGTGATTAACTGCAATGGACGCCAAGTTCCAGATTTCATTGGGTCTCTTTCCAACTTAAGGCACCTCGATCTCTCTGATGCTTCTTTTGGTGGTCGAATTCCAACTCAGATCGGAAACCTTACCCACTTGCAATATCTTGATCTTGGATACAATAACTTTGCTAATGTAGAAGATCTGAATTCATGGATGCCTCATCTTTCTGCTTTAACATATTTGGACCTGAGTGGAAGCAGTCTCAGTAATGTTCCTGACTGGATGGAAGCAGTTAATAAGCTCCCCAAACTTACAAACTTGTCTTTGTCTTATTGcagtcttccttctcctctaaTTCATTCCAGTActcttttcaacaaaaattcTTCTAGATCTCTTGCTCATGTTGACCTCAGTTACAACCAACTCACTTCTTCCATACTTCTTTGGTTGTCCAAATACAATGCTAGCCTTGGTTATCTTAATCTCAGATACAATAACTTTGCTAATGTAGAAAATCTGAATTCATGGCTGCCTCATCTTTCTGCTTTAACATATTTGGACCTGAGTTACACCAATCTCAGTAATGTTCCTGACTGGCTGGAAGCAGTTAGTAAGCTCCCTAAACTTACAAACTTGTCTCTGTCTTCTTGTAGTCTTCCATCTCCTCTAATTCATTCCAGTActctttttaacataaattcttCTAAATCTCTTGCTCATGTTGATCTCATGGCCAACCAACTCccattttcttcatcttcttccataTTTGTGTGGTTATCCAAATACAATGCCAGCCTTGTTTATCTTGACCtcattgaaaaccaaattgaagGAGGGATTCCGCAATTTTTTTCCGGGTTATGTAATCTACAAGTATTGTACCTTTCCAACAACATTCTGAGTGGACAACTTTCTTGGTTGGTTCAAATATTAATGTCTGCTTGTCCTGATCAGAACTCATTAGAGTATCTGGTCCTCTCATCCAACCATCTTTCTGGATCAATTCCTAATCTCACAAACTTTTCATCATTGCAAGCATTATATCTCGATGACAATCAATTGAGTGGAACAGTACCTGAAAGCATTGGGCATATGTCTAGACTCGAGAGTATCAACCTTGGTATGAATGCTTTGGAAGGTGTGGTTTCGGAAAGCCACTTCTCCAATCTCTCCAAACTGAGGATTTTGGATCTATCCTCTACCTCACTATCTTTAAGCTTCAGTTCTAATTGGACTCCTCCTTTCCAATTGGATTGGATAGATTTGAGCTCTTGCATGGTGGGTCCGCACTTTCCAAAATGGCTTCAAACTCAGAAAAGTTATACGGGACTTGATATTTCTAATGCAAGTATTTCTGATATCCTTCCAAGTTGGTTTTGGAGCCGTCTGCCTCATCCGGATTCAAGATTTGAGTTTATTATAGATCTTTCCAACAACCGAATTAGAGGAACAATTCCAAATTCAAGATTTGAGTTTCCCTCATCTTCCTTTAGTCAAGTGAATTTGAGTTGGAATCGATTGGAAGGTCCAGTCCCTTCATTCCTTTCCACAGCTGTATCTCTAGATCTCTCCAACAATAAGCTTTCAGGGTTAATTTCTTTCATGTGTCCAAAGACTCCGAACAAGGTTAGTCGTTTAGCCTTTCTTGATCTCTCAAGCAACAATTTGCAGGAACAACTTCCTAATTGTTGGACACGTTTTGaaaatcttgtctttcttgattTGAGTGATAATGCTCTTTTTGGGAAAATTCCTACCACAATGGGTTCTTTACCTTCTATTCAAACGCTGAAGTTAAACAAGAATGGGTTTGTGGGGGAATTGCCTTCATCTTTGAAGAACTTGACCACACTTAGCGTTTTTGATGTTGGAGAAAATAACTTATCAGGTTTGATACCTGAATGGTTAGGGGTTGGACTTCCAAATTTGGTTACCCTTATCCTCCGTTCTAATCATTTCTATGGAAGCATTCCACTACAATTGTGTAATATGAGAGAGATTCAAATTCTAGATTTTTCAATGAATAACATCTCTGGAAATATACCCAAATGCATCAACAATTTGACTAATTTGGCTCAAAAAGGAAGTCCAAGTATCACTATCATGCATGACTATAATTTCTCAAATGGCGGAGTAGATTATTTGGAGGAAGCATCCTTGATATGGAAAGGCATAATGTCCAAATACAAAAGTACTTTGGGGCTGGTAAAGTGTATTCATCTGTCAAGTAACCAATTAACGGGGGAGATTCCTAGGGAAATCACTGATCTTATGGGGTTGGTTTCTTTAAACCTGTCAAGAAACAATTTAACAGGTCCAATAACTCCAATGATCGGGAAGTTGGAGTCCTTACAGTCCCTTGATCTGTCAAGAAACCACATATATGGCGGAATACCGACAAGTCTTTTTCAAATATATGGTCTTGGTGATTTGGACTTGTCAAACAACAACCTGTCTGGAAAAATTCCAATGGGGACTCAGCTCCAACCCTATGATTCATCTGATTTTGCTGGAAATCCTCTGCTTTGTGGAATTCCACTTCAACAGTTGTGCTCTCCTGAGGAAACAAGTCCAGAGGAGCAACCAATGTTTGGGGATCAAGTTAAAGAGAATGATGGGCTTATAACAACAGGATTTTACTTGAGTTTGGCGCTTGGTTTTGTTGTTGGATTTTGGGGAGTTTGTGGGAGTTTGATATTCATCAAGTCATGGCGATACACATACTACAAGTTCTTGAACTGTGTGTACGATTGGCTTTATGTGAGGGTGGCGTTGATCAAGCGACGAAGATTGATGGGCAAACT ctCGTGCATCTACCGTTGGTAA
- the LOC137719803 gene encoding uncharacterized protein — protein MPVLFRHSLKDSDDEVVQNLDHIFGVEPLKITSPSTDFEVSLTLRVLEGCCLLHPDSAVLAHQHKAIQVLMNILPTRGVIEQGACLDALIFMLDASANQMDFEAFHGIEEVVGLIRDKQVDENLRS, from the exons ATGCCGGTTCTGTTTCGGCACTCGCTGAAAGATTCGGACGATGAGGTCGTGCAGAATTTGGATCACATATTCGGCGTTGAGCCGCTGAAGATCACGAGCCCTTCAACCGATTTCGAGGTTTCGCTTACGCTTAGGGTTTTAGAGGGTTGCTGCCTGCTTCATCCGGACAGCGCGGTTTTGGCTCATCAGCACAAGGCCATTCAG GTTTTGATGAATATATTACCGACTCGCGGCGTGATTGAGCAAGGAGCTTGTTTGGATGCTTTGATTTTTATGTTGGATGCATCAGCTAATCAAATG GATTTTGAGGCTTTTCATGGTATTGAGGAAGTTGTAGGGCTCATAAGGGACAAACAAGTTGATGAGAATCTCAGGTCTTGA